One Succinivibrio dextrinosolvens DNA window includes the following coding sequences:
- a CDS encoding amino acid ABC transporter ATP-binding protein translates to MIVIKDLHKNYGSNQILRGIDLRVKKSEVVVVIGPSGSGKSTLLRCVNYLEVPSSGTISINGETITRATNINKIRAEVGMVFQHFNLFPHMTVLDNITVAPISVRKKSREEAEKKAMELLVRVGLGDKAKSYPSQLSGGQQQRVAIARALAMEPQVMLFDEPTSALDPEMVNEVLDVMKDLAQSGMTMMCVTHEMGFARQVADRVLFVDQGKILEDSNPEELFSNPKHERTKEFLAKIL, encoded by the coding sequence ATGATTGTTATTAAAGATTTGCATAAAAATTACGGTTCCAATCAGATTCTTCGTGGAATCGACTTACGTGTAAAAAAGAGTGAAGTTGTTGTTGTTATCGGACCTTCAGGTTCTGGTAAAAGTACATTGTTAAGATGTGTTAATTATCTTGAGGTGCCTTCTTCCGGAACCATTTCAATCAATGGTGAAACTATTACCAGAGCAACCAATATCAACAAGATTAGAGCTGAAGTAGGAATGGTGTTCCAGCACTTTAATCTGTTTCCTCATATGACTGTTCTGGATAACATTACAGTTGCTCCTATTTCTGTAAGAAAGAAGAGTAGGGAAGAAGCTGAAAAGAAAGCAATGGAACTTCTTGTAAGAGTTGGTCTTGGCGATAAGGCAAAGTCTTATCCATCACAGTTGTCAGGTGGTCAGCAGCAGCGTGTTGCCATAGCCAGAGCGCTAGCTATGGAACCACAGGTAATGCTTTTTGATGAGCCAACTTCCGCACTTGATCCGGAGATGGTTAATGAAGTTTTGGATGTAATGAAGGATCTTGCCCAGTCTGGTATGACCATGATGTGTGTAACTCATGAAATGGGCTTTGCTAGACAGGTTGCTGACAGAGTCCTGTTTGTAGATCAGGGTAAAATTCTTGAGGACTCCAACCCTGAGGAATTGTTCTCAAATCCTAAGCATGAAAGAACCAAAGAGTTCCTTGCTAAGATTCTTTAG
- a CDS encoding amino acid ABC transporter permease, with the protein MNSIIEYFQTIDVQFVESTAKLLLLGALVTLKITLVAVSCGVLIGLFVGIAELSNYKLLRFPAKVYVDIIRGTPLLVQIFIIYFALPSILGTRIEPYIAAVVACSINSGAYVAEIFRAGIQSIDRGQFEAGRSLGLTWSQTMSKIVIPQAFRRTIPQLGNEFIAMLKDSSLVSVIGFEELTRKGQLIIAATYRSFEIWTAVAIIYLIMTLTISQFVAYLEKKYNADTRRK; encoded by the coding sequence ATGAATTCAATAATTGAATACTTTCAGACTATCGATGTTCAGTTTGTAGAAAGCACCGCCAAACTTTTATTATTAGGTGCTTTGGTTACTCTGAAGATTACATTGGTAGCTGTATCATGTGGTGTTTTAATCGGTTTATTTGTCGGCATTGCCGAATTATCAAACTATAAATTGCTGCGGTTCCCTGCAAAAGTTTATGTTGACATAATTCGCGGAACACCACTTCTGGTTCAGATCTTTATTATTTATTTTGCGCTTCCTTCTATTCTGGGAACAAGAATTGAACCTTATATTGCTGCGGTTGTTGCATGTTCAATCAATTCCGGAGCTTATGTGGCCGAAATTTTCCGCGCTGGTATTCAGTCTATTGATAGAGGTCAGTTCGAGGCAGGTCGTTCTCTTGGTTTAACCTGGTCTCAGACCATGTCCAAGATTGTAATCCCTCAGGCCTTTAGAAGAACTATTCCTCAGTTGGGTAATGAGTTCATTGCCATGCTAAAGGATTCTTCACTGGTTTCTGTTATCGGTTTCGAAGAACTTACCCGAAAAGGTCAGCTGATTATTGCCGCAACCTACAGATCATTCGAAATTTGGACTGCTGTTGCAATTATCTATTTAATTATGACTTTAACAATAAGCCAGTTTGTTGCTTATTTAGAGAAAAAGTATAACGCAGATACTCGCAGAAAATAG
- a CDS encoding basic amino acid ABC transporter substrate-binding protein, giving the protein MKKGLILAALTICSALSIANANTVKIGTEATFAPFEFTNEKSEIIGFDIDIIKAIAAEEGFDVEIVNMPFDALVPSVLTSQLEGAIAGVTITEERAQRVNFSDPYYKSGISAVIRKEDVSKYPSFDSLKSSRLCAQIGTTGANAAQKISGNVGTYNTVPEAIMELKTKGCEAVLNDRPVNLYFLRTKNDDSVVEIKELLNGEDYGIMVSKKNPELLKQINDGLDKIRKNGKFAEIHKKWFNVEE; this is encoded by the coding sequence ATGAAAAAAGGTCTAATACTGGCAGCTTTAACTATCTGCTCAGCTTTATCTATTGCTAATGCTAATACTGTTAAAATTGGAACAGAGGCTACTTTTGCTCCTTTCGAGTTTACAAATGAGAAGTCTGAAATTATCGGTTTCGATATTGACATTATCAAGGCAATTGCTGCTGAGGAAGGTTTTGATGTTGAAATTGTCAATATGCCTTTTGATGCTTTAGTCCCTAGTGTTTTAACCTCTCAGCTTGAGGGCGCAATTGCTGGTGTTACCATTACTGAGGAAAGAGCACAGCGTGTAAATTTCTCTGATCCTTACTACAAGTCAGGTATCAGCGCAGTTATTCGTAAAGAGGATGTTTCAAAGTATCCTTCATTTGACTCTCTAAAGTCATCTCGTTTATGTGCTCAGATTGGTACAACCGGTGCAAATGCAGCTCAGAAGATTTCTGGAAATGTCGGTACTTACAACACTGTTCCTGAGGCTATTATGGAGCTTAAGACCAAGGGTTGTGAAGCTGTACTGAATGACAGACCTGTTAACCTATATTTTTTACGTACCAAGAATGATGACTCTGTTGTAGAAATTAAAGAGTTATTAAATGGTGAAGATTACGGCATCATGGTTTCTAAGAAGAATCCTGAACTGTTAAAGCAGATCAATGACGGATTAGACAAGATTCGTAAGAATGGCAAGTTTGCTGAAATCCATAAGAAGTGGTTTAACGTAGAAGAATAA
- a CDS encoding HAD family hydrolase — translation MTIKNVVFDFGGVLLDWNPRYFYRDIFKDDEKMEYFIKNIVTSTWNAQMDRGRTFEECMKELSELNPDYKNEINQYRSGWEKMLKGEIPEGMRVFNAVLDSGKFKMYGLTNWSAETFPYAYNKYTFLQKLEGIVVSGEEKMVKPEKGIYLTLLERYNLVPEETFFMDDNINNVEVALSRGMHAVQFTGTDENLEQIAKILEIKI, via the coding sequence ATGACAATAAAAAATGTGGTTTTCGACTTTGGTGGTGTTTTACTCGACTGGAATCCACGCTATTTCTACCGTGATATTTTTAAAGATGATGAAAAAATGGAGTATTTCATTAAAAATATCGTAACCTCCACCTGGAATGCGCAGATGGATAGAGGTAGAACATTCGAAGAATGCATGAAGGAGTTATCTGAATTAAATCCTGATTACAAAAATGAAATCAACCAGTACAGAAGTGGCTGGGAGAAAATGCTTAAAGGAGAAATTCCTGAAGGTATGAGGGTGTTCAATGCGGTTTTAGACTCAGGAAAATTCAAAATGTACGGTCTGACCAACTGGTCTGCAGAAACCTTCCCATATGCCTACAACAAATATACTTTCTTACAAAAGCTTGAGGGTATAGTCGTTTCAGGCGAGGAAAAAATGGTTAAGCCAGAGAAAGGTATATATCTAACCTTGCTTGAAAGATATAATCTGGTTCCAGAAGAAACATTCTTCATGGATGACAACATCAATAATGTTGAGGTTGCCTTAAGCCGAGGAATGCATGCGGTTCAGTTTACTGGAACAGACGAAAACTTAGAACAGATTGCCAAGATTCTTGAAATAAAGATTTAA